GAAAACGAAACTCGTGCAGAATCCTTCTTCTGTGAGGATGCAGACATCGTTTTAGTGGCATATGGCACCATCGCCAGAGTGGCAATGAATGCGGTGAAAAAAGCAAGAGAGATGGGTATCAAAGCAGGTTTAATCCGACCCATCACCTTATGGCCTTTCCCCGAAAAAGAAATTGCTGAAGTGGCAAAAACCGCAAAAAGTTTCTTAAGCGTGGAAATGAGCACCGGTCAGATGGTTTATGACGTAAAATTGGCAGTAAACGGCAAATGCCCCGTTGAATTTTACGGCAGAACCGGTGGCGTGGTACCCGTGCCTCAGGAAATTCTGGACAAAATTGTGGAAATGTCCAAAAAACTGTAAGAGGGAGGAAGATTAAGATGAGTATTGTATTTGAAAAACCCCATGCACTCTCTGATGTGGGCTTCCATTATTGCCCCGGCTGTACTCACGGTATTGTGCACCGTCTGGTGGCAGAAGTGCTGGATGAATTAAAATTAGAAGGAGAAGCAGTAGGGATTGCATCCGTAGGTTGCTCCGTATTCTCCTATAACTATTTTGAATGTGATATGGTGCAGGCAGCACACGGTAGAGCACCTGCCGTTGCAACCGGTGTAAAAAGAGCACATCCTGACAAAGTGGTATTCACTTACCAGGGCGACGGTGACTTATTGGCAATCGGTACTGCAGAAACCATTCACGCTGCAACCCGTGGCGAAAACATCACCGTGGTATTTATCAACAACTGTATCTACGGTATGACCGGCGGTCAGATGGCTCCCACCTCTTTGGTTGGTCAGGTTACCCAGACCACTCCCTACGGCAGAAAAACCGAAACTCAGGGTTGGCCCATCAACGGTTGTGAACTGGTTTCTCAGCTGGAAGGCACTGCGTTAGCGCAAAGAGTAGCGGTGAACAATGTTAAAAACATCCGTGAAGCAAAAGCGGCAATCAAAAAAGCATTCACCTATCAGACTGAGAAAAAAGGCTTCACTTTTGTGGAAGTGTTATCCACTTGTCCCACCAACTGGGGCTTATCTCCCTCTGAATCCTTAAAATGGATGGAAGAAAATATGATGCCTCAGTATCCCTTAGGCGTTTATAAAGATAAAGGTGCGAAAGGAGACGAATAATATGCAGAAAGAATTTATTATTTCCGGTTTTGGCGGACAGGGCATTCTGTTTATCGGAAAACTCCTTGCATACACCGGTATGAAAAATAATTACCAGGTATCCTGGCTCCCGTCCTACGGTCCCGAAATGCGTGGCGGTACTGCAAGCTGTAACGTTATCATTTCTGATGATGCCATTGGTTCTCCCTTGGTAACCGAAGCAACTGAAGTGATCGCAATGAACGGCCCCTCTTTTGTGAAGTTTGAAAAGAGCGTAGCAAAAGGCGGCACCTTATACTATGATAGCTCTTTGGTTCAGCCCACTCCCACCCGTGATGACATCAACTATGTGGGCGTGGAAGCAACCAAACTGGCAACCGAAATGGGCATGGGAAAATTAGCAAATATGTTCTTAGTAGGAAAAGTGTTAAAAGAATCCAAAGTGTTTGAATTGGATGTGGTTTTTGAAGCGTTAAAAGGTCTGGTTCCTGCAAAGAAACCCGAACTTTACGACTTAAATAAAAAAGCTATCGAAGCAGGCGCAAACTTATAATTCTTTTCATTTTTAGAAATAATTCATTCAGCGGAGGGAATATCCTTCCGCTGAATTTGTAACAAGCGAGGAAATTCTATGAACTTTGTTTCAGAAAATTTAGCAGTGAATGAGCAGGGACATCTCACTATTGGTGGGGTGGACGTGATGATACTCAAAGAAAAATATGGTACTCCGCTCTATGTGATGGACGAAGATATGATTCGCACTCATCTTCGCACCTATCAGGATGCCTTAGATACCTATTACAACGGAAACGGACTGGCTCAGTTTGCTTCCAAAGCCTTTTGCACCAAGTATATGTGCAAAATTGTGGCGGAAGAGGGATTGGGGTTGGATGTGGTATCAGGCGGTGAGCTTTATACTGCATTATCTGCCAACTTTCCTGCGGATAAAATCTGTTTCCACGGCAATAATAAAACCAAGGACGAGCTTACCTTTGCTATCGGTCATGATGTTGGCACCATTGTGGTGGATAACATCTATGAATTGGAGCAGATTGATAAAATCGCAGGAGAATTGGGCAAAGTGCAGAATGTGATTTTCAGAATCAAACCCGGCATTGATGCCCACACTCACGATTTTATTATGACAGGTCAGATTGATTCCAAATTCGGCTTTGCATTGGAAACCGGTGAAGCATTGTCTGCAGTGGAAGCGGTGAAGGACAAAAAGAATATCTGTTACAAGGGCATTCATTGCCATATTGGTTCTCAGATTTTTGATGTGAAACCGTTCCGTGAAGCTGCTAAAGTGATGATGGCGTTTATCAAAGAAATTAAAGATAAACTGGGGTTAGATACCGAAGAACTGGATTTAGGCGGCGGATTCGGAATCCGTTATGTGGAATCGGATGACCCCATTGCCTACGATTTATATATCAAAGCAGTTTCTGAGGAAGTGAAGACTTGTGCAGAATCTTTTGGGATTTCCGTTCCCAAAATTTTAATGGAACCCGGTCGTTCCATTGTGGCACCTGCAGGTATCACTGTGTATGAAGTGGGTTGTGTGAAAGAAATCCCGAATATCCGCACCTATGTGTCAGTAGATGGCGGTATGGCAGACAATCCCCGTTATATTATGTATGGCGCAGAATATTCTGCCGTTTTGGCAAACAAGGCAGATAAAGAGGCTGATTGCACCTACACCGTTGCAGGGAAATGTTGCGAATCAGGGGATATTTTAATTGAAAAAGCAAAACTTCCCAAGGTGGAAGTGGGTGACACTCTCTGCGTACTTGCCACAGGAGCATACAATTATTCTATGGCTTCCAACTATAATCGGATTCCAAAGCCTGCTGTGGTGATGGTATCCGGCGGTCAGGATAAACTCGTTGTAAAACGGGAAACTTATGAAGACTTAATTAAAAACGATTTATAATGTTTGGAAAGGAGACTTTTTGGTATGGAATTAAAAAACTTTCAGGAAGATGTGTTAAATCAGGAAATCCCCGTATTGGTGGACTTTTTTGCAACCTGGTGCGGACCTTGCAAAATGTTGGCACCGGTGCTGGAAGAATTAAATGACGAATATGGCGGCAGAATCAAAATTGTAAAAATTGATATTGATAAACATATTGAGCTTGCCCGTCAGTTTCGCGTGGCAACCGTTCCTACGATGATGATTTTTGAAAACGGAGAAGCAAAAGAAACTGTAATCGGTTATCACTCCAAAGAAGAACTGGTAGATTTATTAGGATTATAAAATCAATTGTATGAAAAAAGGATACTCAATCTGAGTATCCTTTTTTTGTTACTTTTCTTTGGGAGAGAAAATGAGTGAGAAAATAAGTCCGAAGAAAATAGCGGCGGAAATTCCTGCAGCACAGGCAGTCATACCGCCTGAAATTACCCCTA
This region of Oscillospiraceae bacterium genomic DNA includes:
- the trxA gene encoding thioredoxin — translated: MELKNFQEDVLNQEIPVLVDFFATWCGPCKMLAPVLEELNDEYGGRIKIVKIDIDKHIELARQFRVATVPTMMIFENGEAKETVIGYHSKEELVDLLGL
- the lysA gene encoding diaminopimelate decarboxylase, with the translated sequence MNFVSENLAVNEQGHLTIGGVDVMILKEKYGTPLYVMDEDMIRTHLRTYQDALDTYYNGNGLAQFASKAFCTKYMCKIVAEEGLGLDVVSGGELYTALSANFPADKICFHGNNKTKDELTFAIGHDVGTIVVDNIYELEQIDKIAGELGKVQNVIFRIKPGIDAHTHDFIMTGQIDSKFGFALETGEALSAVEAVKDKKNICYKGIHCHIGSQIFDVKPFREAAKVMMAFIKEIKDKLGLDTEELDLGGGFGIRYVESDDPIAYDLYIKAVSEEVKTCAESFGISVPKILMEPGRSIVAPAGITVYEVGCVKEIPNIRTYVSVDGGMADNPRYIMYGAEYSAVLANKADKEADCTYTVAGKCCESGDILIEKAKLPKVEVGDTLCVLATGAYNYSMASNYNRIPKPAVVMVSGGQDKLVVKRETYEDLIKNDL
- a CDS encoding 2-oxoglutarate oxidoreductase — protein: MSIVFEKPHALSDVGFHYCPGCTHGIVHRLVAEVLDELKLEGEAVGIASVGCSVFSYNYFECDMVQAAHGRAPAVATGVKRAHPDKVVFTYQGDGDLLAIGTAETIHAATRGENITVVFINNCIYGMTGGQMAPTSLVGQVTQTTPYGRKTETQGWPINGCELVSQLEGTALAQRVAVNNVKNIREAKAAIKKAFTYQTEKKGFTFVEVLSTCPTNWGLSPSESLKWMEENMMPQYPLGVYKDKGAKGDE
- a CDS encoding 2-oxoacid:ferredoxin oxidoreductase subunit gamma, which encodes MQKEFIISGFGGQGILFIGKLLAYTGMKNNYQVSWLPSYGPEMRGGTASCNVIISDDAIGSPLVTEATEVIAMNGPSFVKFEKSVAKGGTLYYDSSLVQPTPTRDDINYVGVEATKLATEMGMGKLANMFLVGKVLKESKVFELDVVFEALKGLVPAKKPELYDLNKKAIEAGANL